CCGCTCAGCTCGCGACGTGACGCTCTGCATCGAGCAAGCGGCGGACGGTCTGCAAAAGTTCGGCGGTGGAGAAGGGCTTCGCGAGAAACGGGAGCTGGTACTCGGCCACATCGCGCACCAGTTCGTCGTCGTCCGGATAGCCACTGATGAATAGCACTTTCACCATCGTATAGCGCACGGCAATCTCGCGTGCGAGATCGGCGCCGGACATCCCGGGCATCACCACGTCGGTGATCACCAAGTCGTAGGGAAGCGCGGCGCTGGCGAGTGCATCGAGTCCCGCCTGTCCGTCTCCGGCGCGCGCCACCACATAACTGGCCCTTGCGAGCATG
Above is a genomic segment from Gemmatimonas sp. containing:
- a CDS encoding response regulator, yielding SINDSDPLIAPPAVAGGGERILLVEDDDAVASATMRMLARASYVVARAGDGQAGLDALASAALPYDLVITDVVMPGMSGADLAREIAVRYTMVKVLFISGYPDDDELVRDVAEYQLPFLAKPFSTAELLQTVRRLLDAERHVAS